TTCATCTCACAGCCTGCCACACACAGTGTAAGCTCTATGCATTTTAACAGCCAACAGAAACCCATCGAGTATGCCTTACCCACTGTTGGGGACAACTGGATTCAAATGAGCTTCTTAACTTCTTGCACTGAGAAGCGTCCTCTGTGTTCTCATCTAAACACTTCCAGTACTCATCCCGGGCTCCCCAGCAAGCCTGCCTTTCTTTCATAGACGGGGCTGCCATTCCTAGTGGGCTCAAGCTGTCggccaaaataaaatttaaggttAACGAGGAACTTGTTTCAGA
The DNA window shown above is from Ailuropoda melanoleuca isolate Jingjing chromosome 6, ASM200744v2, whole genome shotgun sequence and carries:
- the LOC100479125 gene encoding cytochrome c oxidase assembly factor 6 homolog isoform X1, whose product is MTLSSRRRGGEPDPGPGESLSPLGMAAPSMKERQACWGARDEYWKCLDENTEDASQCKKLRSSFESSCPQQWIKYFDKRRDYLKFKEKFEAGQFQPSKTTAKS
- the LOC100479125 gene encoding cytochrome c oxidase assembly factor 6 homolog isoform X2 gives rise to the protein MAAPSMKERQACWGARDEYWKCLDENTEDASQCKKLRSSFESSCPQQWIKYFDKRRDYLKFKEKFEAGQFQPSKTTAKS